The Toxorhynchites rutilus septentrionalis strain SRP chromosome 3, ASM2978413v1, whole genome shotgun sequence genome includes a region encoding these proteins:
- the LOC129780330 gene encoding uncharacterized protein LOC129780330 has protein sequence MASSIGGSVSTVSKKSSTAVSGQTATTGRKKSGPKFELSDEQRQDIKEAFDLFDSEGTGMIDTKELKVAIRALGFEPKKEEIKKMIAEIDKDGTGKISFEDFLSLMTVKMAEKDSKEEILKAFRLFDDDETGTISFKNLKRVAKELGENLTDEELQEMIDEADRDGDGEVNQDEFLRIMKKTSLY, from the exons ATG GCATCAAGCATTGGTGGTTCTGTGTCAACGGTCTCCAAAAAATCATCCACAGCCGTCTCAGGGCAGACCGCAACGACGGGTAGGAAAAAATCGGGCCCCAAATTTGAGCTTTCGGATGAGCAACGACAGGACATCAAGGAAGCGTTCGATTTATTCGATTCCGAAGGGACCGGTATGATTGACACGAAAGAGCTGAAAGTTGCCATCCGTGCGTTGGGGTTCGAACCGAAAAAGGAAGAAATCAAAAAGATGATCGCCGAAATCGACAAGGATGGTACCGGGAAGATATCTTTCGAGGACTTCCTGTCGCTGATGACGGTCAAAATGGCCGAGAAAGATTCGAAGGAGGAGATCCTGAAGGCGTTCCGCCTGTTCGATGATGACGAAACGGGAacgatttcattcaaaaatctcAAGCGTGTGGCCAAAGAGTTGGGGGAGAATTTGACTGACGAGGAACTGCAGGAAATGATTGACGAAGCGGATCGCGACGGGGACGGCGAGGTGAACCAAGATGAGTTCCTGAGAATCATGAAGAAAACAAGCCTCTATTAA